In one window of Helianthus annuus cultivar XRQ/B chromosome 17, HanXRQr2.0-SUNRISE, whole genome shotgun sequence DNA:
- the LOC110921230 gene encoding repetitive proline-rich cell wall protein codes for MGKLQWAIFVVLLINLDTLIISTACPTCEPPSPPTKPPQLPPHFPPIVVKPPPKSSPPYVPKPPTTTPPTVKPPYVHPPIVKPPYFPKPPVVHPPIVKPPYVHPPVVKPPYIPKPPVVHPPIVKPPYVHPPVVKPPYIPKPPVVHPPIVKPPYVHPPIVKPPYIPKPPVVHPPIVKPPYVPKPPLVHPPVGKPPLVHPPILKPPYVPKPPFVHPPIVKPPFVHPPIVKPPFIHPPIFKPPFVHPPIVKPPFVHPPIVKPPPLFPPVVIPPITFPPFFPHYASPPPPVIKPSPPPHPPIVYPPPPTTKPPPHPPIVYPPPPTPKPPPHPPVVHPPPTTKPPPVEKPCPPPPPPPLPCPPPLKSVQEKS; via the coding sequence ATGGGAAAACTTCAATGGGCTATTTTTGTAGTTTTACTTATAAACCTAGATACCCTTATCATATCAACTGCTTGTCCAACATGTGAACCACCATCTCCACCTACTAAACCACCACAATTGCCACCACACTTCCCACCAATTGTTGTCAAACCACCACCAAAATCATCACCACCATATGTTCCAAAACCACCAACCACCACTCCACCCACAGTTAAACCACCTTATGTCCATCCACCCATCGTTAAACCCCCTTATTTTCCAAAACCCCCCGTCGTACATCCACCAATTGTTAAACCGCCATATGTACATCCACCTGTCGTTAAACCGCCTTATATTCCAAAACCACCCGTCGTACATCCACCGATTGTTAAACCACCTTATGTACATCCACCTGTTGTTAAACCGCCTTATATCCCAAAACCACCCGTAGTACATCCACCAATTGTTAAACCACCTTATGTACATCCACCTATTGTTAAACCGCCGTATATCCCAAAACCACCCGTAGTACATCCACCAATAGTTAAACCACCTTATGTTCCAAAGCCACCATTAGTACATCCACCTGTTGGAAAACCACCCTTGGTACATCCACCTATACTTAAACCGCCTTATGTTCCAAAACCGCCGTTTGTACATCCACCCATAGTTAAACCACCATTTGTTCATCCGCCAATTGTGAAACCACCCTTTATCCATCCACCCATTTTCAAACCACCCTTTGTCCATCCACCCATTGTCAAACCACCCTTTGTCCATCCACCCATTGTCAAACCGCCTCCTTTGTTTCCACCGGTGGTAATACCACCTATAACATTTCCACCATTTTTTCCACACTAcgcatcaccaccaccaccagtgataaaaccatcaccaccacctcaTCCACCAATCGTATATCCTCCACCACCAACCACTAAACCTCCACCTCATCCACCTATAGTATATCCTCCACCACCAACCCCAAAACCTCCACCTCACCCACCAGTAGTGCATCCTCCACCAACTACAAAGCCACCACCAGTTGAAAAACCATGTCCACCACCCCCTCCGCCACCACTACCGTGCCCGCCACCACTAAAATCAGTGCAAGAAAAATCTTGA